Genomic window (Plodia interpunctella isolate USDA-ARS_2022_Savannah chromosome 25, ilPloInte3.2, whole genome shotgun sequence):
CAGCGTTGCATCCGACTAGCTACCATGGTAGGTATCCCTGTATGTGGTCCGAGTATCGATACCAAAGGCTTATGGTCGGTGCGCAGGGTAAAACGACGACCGTACAAATATTGGTGGAATTtattaacagaaaatataatagcaaGTGCTTCCCTATGTATCTGAGAATAATTTCTCTCGGCATCGTTGAGCGTGCGCGATACATAGGCAACCGGGCGCTCGCGGCCGCCGCACCTACTCGGCTGCGAGAGCACGCCCCCCACGCCCCGCGCGCTCGCGTCGCAGGTCACTGTGAGCGGCAGACTAGGATCATAGTGCATCAAAACTTCCGCGCTAACCAAAAGTCGTTTAACCTCTGTGAACGCTTGTTCACACTGCTGTGACCAATTCCATGTACAACCTTTTTTAAGTAATTCGTATAAGGGAACTAACTTTGTGCTCATGTTCTTAACGAACTTCGcgtaaaaatttactaaaccTAAAAACGAACGCAGCTCTGTTACACAGCTTGGTCGAGGTATTTTGGTAATGGCTTGAATTTTTTCTGGATCCGTTCTTATACCAtccctatttaaaatataacctaaataACGTACTTCGTTAACTAAAAATAcgcatttattactttttaactttAGTCCATATTTATGCAACCTACTAAATACAGCTTCAACAGCTTGCAAGTGATCCCTTTTAGTTTGGCCCCCTATTATGACGTCATCTAAAAATACTTCGACGTTAgggatattatttaataaattacacattattCGTTGAAAAATCCCGGCGCTGGATGCTAAGCCATACACCAGCCtattatacctatacagaCCTCTATGGGTATTCACAACGGTGAGATTTTTCGTTTCGTCTAACAAAACCTGATTATAGGCCTgagataaatcaatttttgagaaaaactGTGACCCACTTAACCTTACCAGCAAATCGTCTACTTTTGGCAACGGATAGCGGTCTACCACAAGCGCCGGGTTGACTGTAGCTTTGTAGTCAGCACAAATTCTCAAGGAACCATCAGCCTTGCTTACCGGTACGAGAGGTGAGGCCCACTCGGAGCAGTCGACGGGCTCGATGACGCCGTCGCGCAGCATCTGATCGAGCTGCGCGTCGACGCGGTCGCGCAGCGCGTACGGCAGCGGCCGCGCGCGGTGGAACACCGGTACCGCGCTCTCCCGAACCCTCAGAGTCGCCTTGCCCCCCGTGTATGTGCCCAAACCTCCGCTGAATAATTCCTTATATCTGTTGAACAATTTTTTCAACTCATGATCCATTTGTATATGGCTCTTATCTGCACCtatcatattattacaatttgtaaacattggtaactttatttttaattctgatAACCACTGCCGTCCTAACAGTGAGGTCGTCCCTCCatcgataataaataactctaaattattatgaacacCCTTATAATTCACAGTTGGTCTAATGACACCTAGTGGCTTAAGCTTAGAACCAtcgtaaaagtttaaaatgacGTTGCTAGCCTCaatctttaaatgttttaaatatttattataagttccTCGGCTTATACAGGATACAGCCGTACCAGTATCCACTTccatataaattgtatgacCTTCTATGACAACGGGCACACTCACCGCCTTATAATCGTTCAGGCATAAGTGGTGAAAATCCTCCCCGCAACTGTCCAGATTCTCGTCCTCTGGCTCCTCCTCTCCTGCGGCATAGTGTACAGCTGCTCTTCGCCCCTGCCTCTGGTCCGGGCACACACGCCTGAGGTGCCCCACCCGCTTGCACTTGCTACAGGTGTATTGGTTAAATCGACACTCTTCCCGATAATGGCCCACTCCCCCACAGCTATAACATTGTCCACTGTGTGTATCCCGACTGCCACTCCTCGCAATCTTGTTGCCGCTAAGGTTCGCTCCGGCGACCTCCGCCCGCTGCGCTCCCGCTCCTCCATGTGTACCGCGCCCGGCTCGGCCCGCCGCCCGTGGCTCCCGCCGCTGCTTGCCGCTGCTGACCGCCAGAGCATGCACATCCGCCGATAGCTCCCGGCTTGCGGCTCCTGTCGCGTCAACCGCAGCTGCGTCGCGTTCTGCGGCTTCTAATGAGCTGGCTAACTTCACCGCGTTAGTAAACGTGAGCGTGTCATCCTCTGCAAATAACCTCTGCCGGATGAGATCACTCCTCAAGCCGCACACGAATTGATCCCGAAGGTTTTCGTTTAATCCGTCCCCCAGCTTACAATAGCGTGTCAACTTTTTTAATTCCGCCACGTAGCTTGCCACATTCTCGTCCGCCGCTTGCCTTCTCTGCCGAAATCTGAACCGCTCTGCCAGTGCCGACGGGGTCGGTTGGAGGTGATTACGTAATAATCTGACCGCACACTCGTAGCTTAGTTCCGCTGGTTTCTTAGGGCTGGCTAGATTCGATAATAGTTCGTAAGCTTCGTCGCCCATTACCGCAATTAAAGTAGGCACTTTGAGTTCATTTTTCACACTGTTCACTGTAAAGTACATCTCGAGCCTGTCCACGTAGGACGACCACGCCCCGTTCTTCACGTCGAACTCCCGCACTTTACCAATCGACATAATTGCGATGTTTAACCTGCACGCGTAAATATTGGTACTAATCCTCGTTCGCCAATGTGATATAGCGGTCGATAGTCCTGAGGGATAACGGTGTCGCGGAGCTAACTGAAACACGGGCGTACGTAACAAGCATTTATTCCGGACTGgtttataaaatgacatctCACAACCAAGCTACTTAGACTACCCCCCcaccatttattataaactaacctACATACATCacaatggagaaggcaacggcaaaccactccattaatagcgCCAAGAAAGTAGtcatgtgtgtttcattccacgtaataatcATGATTCTCATCCATGAGGAATACACGACTGAAGAGAATCTAGTAAATAAGTGCCCCACAAGGGATTTGCCCGTCTAACATACCTAAACATGGAACCCTTGCCCAACTAAGCAGCTTCTAAAGGTAGAATATTCATAGTTTAGCATTATGACAATTTTGCTTGCGAATGCAGCGTGGAATTCGAACGAATAGTCCAGAATTTCATAATtcgatgaaaaataatatgctaGCACCACACTGTCGCCGTACTCTCTCATACACGACGCGAATGCTATATATTGCATGCCTAGTTTGTAgagtgattttataattaccgcaatgaaaaaccagcaatgtataccgagtCCGCCAAAGTTCCGCAAACTGTTTGACGTCAGTATGGAGTCGGCATTTGAATGAATTTCTAGAAATAACGATTTTCTTATAAGATCACAATGCGCAAAACACATaatgtattacaaaataatggaTGGAGTTCGCCGAACTCTGGCAGATTCGGAATACATTGCTCATCTTTCACTGCGGTAAATAAATGCACACATACATACCACGCAATGTtcgcgcattcgcgtcggaatcacaaaataaaaatatttcctctttataatattagtatggatgatagtatagaagtatggatatggattaatataaataaaggtgCATTTTTTTTCTCGTGTTGTCACTATCCAAAACATATATCAAGACAGAGACAGCACGATTTCgacaaaatatcaattaagataacaaagtaaaaatattacctgTATTGAAGAATTTTTcaggcaataaaaaaatattcgccaacgcacaaaaaatgttacaaaaacaaatct
Coding sequences:
- the LOC128680835 gene encoding uncharacterized protein LOC128680835 encodes the protein MSFYKPVRNKCLLRTPVFQLAPRHRYPSGLSTAISHWRTRISTNIYACRLNIAIMSIGKVREFDVKNGAWSSYVDRLEMYFTVNSVKNELKVPTLIAVMGDEAYELLSNLASPKKPAELSYECAVRLLRNHLQPTPSALAERFRFRQRRQAADENVASYVAELKKLTRYCKLGDGLNENLRDQFVCGLRSDLIRQRLFAEDDTLTFTNAVKLASSLEAAERDAAAVDATGAASRELSADVHALAVSSGKQRREPRAAGRAGRGTHGGAGAQRAEVAGANLSGNKIARSGSRDTHSGQCYSCGGVGHYREECRFNQYTCSKCKRVGHLRRVCPDQRQGRRAAVHYAAGEEEPEDENLDSCGEDFHHLCLNDYKAI